Proteins from one Setaria italica strain Yugu1 chromosome V, Setaria_italica_v2.0, whole genome shotgun sequence genomic window:
- the LOC101754228 gene encoding histone H2B.11: protein MAPKAEKKPAEKKPAEEKADKKPKAEKRVPGSGKEGGEKKGKKKAKKSVETYKIYIFKVLKQVHPDIGISSKAMSIMNSFINDIFEKLAQEAARLARYNKKPTITSREIQTSVRLVLPGELAKHAVSEGTKAVTKFTSS, encoded by the coding sequence ATGGCGCCCAAGGCCGAGAAGAAGCCCGCTGAGAAGAAGCCGGCGGAGGAGAAGGCCGACAAGAAGCCCAAGGCCGAGAAGCGCGTGCCTGGCTCCGGCAAGGAGGGCGgcgagaagaaggggaagaagaaggccaagaagaGCGTCGAGACCTACAAGATCTACATCTTCAAGGTGCTCAAGCAGGTGCACCCGGACATTGGTATCTCCTCCAAGGCCATGTCCATCATGAACTCGTTCATCAACGACATCTTCGAGAAGCTCGCCCAGGAGGCCGCCCGCCTCGCGCGCTACAACAAGAAGCCCACCATCACCTCCCGGGAGATCCAGACCTCGGTGCGCCTCGTCCTCCCCGGCGAGCTCGCCAAGCACGCCGTCTCTGAGGGCACCAAGGCTGTCACCAAGTTCACCTCCTCTTAG